The following proteins come from a genomic window of Yinghuangia sp. ASG 101:
- a CDS encoding SDR family NAD(P)-dependent oxidoreductase, with product MSTQQRVAVVTGASSGIGAATARGLAADGFHVVLTARRADRIEAIAAELTGAGLAATAYPLDVTDRDAVNVFADSLPRCDVLVANAGGALGTEPVETGDPEDWLSMYQVNVLGTLHTTQALLPALVASGAGTVVVMSSTAGHQAYEGGGGYVAAKHGTHAIAATLRLELSGRPVRVIEIAPGMVKTEEFAVNRMRGNAAKAAEVYAGVAEPLTAEDIADAVTWAVTRPRHVNIDLMVLRPLAQAAQHKVHRE from the coding sequence ATGAGCACTCAGCAGCGCGTTGCCGTCGTCACCGGGGCGAGCAGCGGCATCGGGGCGGCCACCGCGCGCGGGCTGGCGGCCGACGGGTTCCACGTCGTCCTGACCGCGCGTCGGGCGGACCGCATCGAGGCGATCGCCGCCGAACTGACCGGCGCGGGCCTGGCCGCGACCGCGTACCCCTTGGACGTCACCGACCGCGACGCGGTCAACGTCTTCGCGGACTCGCTGCCGCGCTGCGATGTGCTCGTCGCCAACGCCGGAGGAGCGCTCGGCACCGAGCCAGTCGAGACGGGCGATCCCGAGGACTGGCTGTCGATGTACCAGGTCAACGTCCTGGGGACGCTGCACACCACGCAGGCGCTGCTGCCCGCCCTGGTGGCGAGCGGCGCGGGCACGGTCGTGGTGATGTCGTCCACGGCGGGCCACCAGGCGTACGAAGGCGGCGGCGGATACGTCGCCGCCAAGCACGGCACCCACGCGATCGCCGCAACGCTGCGCCTGGAGCTGAGCGGCCGCCCGGTCCGCGTGATCGAAATCGCCCCCGGCATGGTCAAGACCGAAGAATTCGCCGTCAACCGCATGCGCGGCAACGCGGCCAAGGCCGCCGAGGTCTACGCGGGCGTCGCGGAGCCGTTGACCGCTGAAGACATCGCCGACGCGGTCACCTGGGCCGTCACCCGCCCCCGCCACGTCAACATCGACTTGATGGTTCTGCGCCCCCTCGCCCAAGCGGCCCAGCACAAGGTGCACCGCGAGTAG